A window from Chryseobacterium vaccae encodes these proteins:
- a CDS encoding phenylacetate--CoA ligase family protein → MDFSVEYLKLDQLRQLQSDRLAALVTYLAERSEFYRGKFNKSGIAPEEIRSVEDIAKLPITYKQDLRDNYPFGLFTVPKGELQRIHCSSGTTGKPTVVGYTKEDVDLFSEVVARSLNAAGARPGMQLHNAYGYGIFTGGLGLHYGAEKLGMSVLPISGGMTARQVDLIMDFKPEVICCSPSYALTIAEEFANRGISAEEISLKYAVLGSEPWTEIIRGHIEERLGLHATNIYGLSEIIGPGVSMEDFEEKGGSYIWEDHFYPEILDPVTKQPVPFGEEGVLVITTLTKKAMPLLRYWTNDITSLYYDENSKRTMVKMRPIKGRADDMLIVRGVNVYPSQIEEAFSHVKGVVPNYYLTPVEKEQMCVALDIDVEIADELVKDQKILAGTDDYFNFVGNFGKSIENEIKKRVGITTKVKIHAQDSLPKCEGGKINRILKK, encoded by the coding sequence ATGGATTTTTCAGTTGAATATTTGAAGCTCGATCAGTTGAGACAGCTTCAGTCTGACCGGTTGGCGGCTTTGGTCACCTATCTTGCAGAGCGATCAGAATTTTATAGAGGAAAGTTTAATAAATCAGGAATTGCTCCGGAAGAGATAAGGTCGGTAGAAGATATTGCGAAACTTCCGATTACTTATAAGCAGGATTTAAGAGATAACTATCCATTCGGCCTCTTCACTGTTCCGAAAGGTGAACTGCAGAGAATTCACTGTTCAAGCGGGACAACGGGAAAGCCTACCGTGGTGGGCTATACCAAAGAAGATGTAGACCTTTTCAGTGAAGTGGTGGCAAGATCATTAAATGCTGCTGGAGCCAGACCGGGAATGCAGCTGCATAATGCATACGGATACGGAATTTTTACCGGTGGACTGGGACTACATTATGGAGCAGAAAAATTAGGAATGAGTGTTCTTCCGATTTCAGGAGGAATGACGGCAAGACAGGTAGATCTGATCATGGATTTCAAGCCGGAAGTCATTTGCTGTTCGCCGTCTTATGCACTGACAATTGCCGAGGAATTTGCCAACAGAGGAATTTCTGCTGAAGAAATCAGTCTGAAATATGCGGTTTTAGGTTCAGAGCCATGGACGGAAATTATCAGAGGACATATTGAAGAAAGATTAGGTCTTCATGCAACGAATATCTACGGATTAAGCGAAATTATCGGTCCCGGGGTTTCCATGGAAGACTTTGAGGAAAAAGGAGGTTCTTACATCTGGGAAGATCATTTCTATCCGGAAATTTTAGATCCGGTTACCAAACAGCCGGTTCCTTTCGGGGAAGAAGGGGTTTTAGTGATTACCACATTAACGAAAAAGGCAATGCCGCTTTTAAGATATTGGACCAACGATATCACCAGCCTGTATTATGATGAAAACAGCAAGAGAACCATGGTGAAAATGAGACCTATTAAAGGCCGGGCAGACGATATGCTGATCGTAAGAGGGGTGAATGTTTATCCAAGCCAGATTGAAGAAGCCTTTTCCCATGTAAAAGGAGTCGTTCCGAATTATTACCTGACACCCGTTGAAAAAGAACAGATGTGTGTAGCACTTGATATTGATGTGGAAATCGCAGATGAATTGGTGAAAGATCAAAAAATACTGGCGGGTACCGATGATTATTTTAATTTTGTTGGAAACTTTGGAAAAAGCATAGAAAACGAAATAAAAAAACGGGTAGGAATCACCACAAAAGTAAAAATTCACGCTCAGGACAGCTTACCGAAGTGTGAAGGCGGAAAAATTAATAGAATACTTAAAAAATAA
- a CDS encoding 2Fe-2S iron-sulfur cluster-binding protein — MNSFYKLKTVKVQKDTSEAVNVAVEIPEELKDKFRFKQGQYLNFRMIINGNEERRSYSICNAPSEKSNTLEVLVKLLEGGKVSGYFNEHLHMDELLEVMPPMGGFNTSYHPTNVKTYVGLAAGSGISPVLSNIKESLYQEPNSNAYLFYSNRSMNHVMKRAEIDKLVEHFNGRLKVIYLVSREKHEDPVFEGRISAEKLEQLFERYTDIDVKEATYFICGPAEMIKGIADYLKKDKKVPAIQVLFEYFTAPDEENSEEMSDEFKAIANIESMVTVIIDDDEYSFHLNSKKESILDKALKDQLPVPFACKGGVCCTCKAQVLEGEVFMEKNYALTEDEVARGYVLTCQCHPTTNVVMLNYDV, encoded by the coding sequence ATGAATTCATTTTATAAACTTAAGACTGTAAAAGTTCAGAAAGATACTTCCGAAGCAGTAAATGTAGCGGTAGAAATCCCTGAAGAGCTGAAGGATAAATTCAGGTTCAAGCAGGGACAGTATCTTAATTTCCGGATGATTATCAACGGAAACGAAGAGAGACGTTCTTATTCTATCTGCAATGCCCCAAGTGAGAAAAGCAACACGTTGGAAGTATTGGTAAAGCTCCTTGAAGGAGGAAAAGTTTCAGGATATTTCAATGAACATCTTCATATGGATGAACTGCTGGAAGTAATGCCTCCAATGGGTGGTTTCAATACCTCTTACCATCCTACGAACGTAAAAACCTATGTTGGTTTGGCGGCGGGAAGCGGAATCAGTCCTGTTTTATCAAATATTAAAGAAAGCCTTTACCAGGAGCCTAACAGCAACGCTTATCTTTTCTACAGCAACAGAAGCATGAATCATGTGATGAAGAGAGCAGAGATTGATAAGTTGGTAGAGCACTTCAACGGAAGACTGAAAGTAATCTATCTGGTAAGCCGTGAGAAACACGAAGATCCTGTATTTGAAGGGCGTATTTCAGCCGAAAAACTGGAACAGCTGTTTGAAAGATATACAGACATCGATGTGAAAGAAGCGACCTATTTTATCTGCGGACCTGCAGAAATGATCAAAGGAATCGCTGATTATTTAAAGAAAGATAAAAAAGTACCTGCCATTCAGGTATTATTTGAATATTTCACCGCTCCTGACGAAGAAAATTCCGAAGAAATGAGTGATGAATTCAAGGCTATTGCCAACATTGAAAGTATGGTAACGGTAATCATTGATGATGATGAATATTCGTTCCACTTAAATTCCAAAAAAGAGAGTATCTTAGATAAAGCATTGAAAGACCAGCTTCCTGTTCCTTTCGCATGTAAAGGAGGCGTGTGCTGTACGTGTAAAGCGCAGGTTTTAGAAGGAGAAGTATTCATGGAGAAAAACTACGCACTTACCGAAGACGAAGTAGCCAGAGGTTACGTTCTTACTTGTCAATGTCACCCGACAACGAATGTGGTGATGCTTAATTATGACGTGTAA
- the paaA gene encoding 1,2-phenylacetyl-CoA epoxidase subunit PaaA — protein MDLEKFVQYVHEENKVEPKDVMPDDYRKLLVRQISQHAHSEIVGMLPEANWISRAPSLRRKMALLAKVQDEAGHGLYLYSATETLGDGSIRADRDATYDDMLEGKAKYSSIFNYPTLSWADIGAIGWLVDGAAIMNQVMLMGNSYGPYSRAMVKICKEESFHQRQGYEILMALCRGTKQQKEMAQASLNRFWWPALMMFGPNDDSSPNSKISMNYRVKRESNDSLRQRFIDVTVSQAEFLGLTIPDKDLKWNEERQHYDFGELPWDEFMTILKGNGPCNKKRIETKRKAQRENSWVKEAAIAFAEKQQKEVI, from the coding sequence ATGGACTTAGAAAAATTTGTTCAATACGTTCACGAAGAAAATAAAGTAGAACCCAAAGATGTAATGCCGGATGATTACAGAAAATTATTGGTTCGTCAGATTTCACAGCACGCCCATTCTGAGATTGTCGGGATGCTGCCGGAAGCTAACTGGATTTCAAGAGCCCCTTCATTGAGAAGAAAAATGGCGCTTTTGGCTAAAGTTCAGGATGAAGCAGGACATGGTTTATACCTTTATTCTGCAACAGAAACATTAGGAGACGGAAGCATCAGAGCAGACAGAGATGCTACCTATGATGATATGTTGGAAGGAAAAGCAAAATACTCAAGTATTTTCAATTACCCTACTTTGAGCTGGGCAGATATAGGTGCTATCGGCTGGCTGGTAGATGGTGCGGCAATTATGAATCAGGTAATGCTGATGGGGAACTCTTATGGACCCTATTCAAGAGCAATGGTGAAGATTTGTAAAGAAGAATCATTTCACCAAAGACAGGGATATGAAATTCTGATGGCGCTTTGCCGTGGTACCAAACAACAGAAAGAAATGGCTCAGGCTTCATTGAACCGTTTCTGGTGGCCGGCTCTGATGATGTTTGGCCCGAATGATGACAGTTCACCAAACTCTAAAATCTCTATGAATTACAGAGTTAAAAGAGAAAGTAATGACAGTCTTCGCCAGAGATTTATTGACGTTACCGTTTCTCAGGCTGAATTCTTAGGATTGACGATTCCGGATAAAGACCTGAAATGGAATGAAGAAAGACAGCATTATGATTTCGGAGAGCTTCCATGGGATGAATTCATGACCATCTTAAAAGGAAACGGTCCTTGTAATAAAAAGCGTATTGAAACGAAGAGAAAAGCTCAAAGAGAAAACTCTTGGGTAAAAGAAGCGGCGATAGCTTTTGCAGAAAAACAACAAAAAGAAGTTATATGA
- the paaB gene encoding 1,2-phenylacetyl-CoA epoxidase subunit PaaB: MANLDMWEVFIQTKPGLSHKHVGIVQAPTAEMALQNARDVYTRRKEGTSVWVVPSKYIVTSEGVDKEAFFDPADDKLYRHPTFYEIPNDVKNM; the protein is encoded by the coding sequence ATGGCAAATTTAGATATGTGGGAAGTGTTTATTCAGACTAAACCGGGATTATCCCACAAACATGTTGGAATTGTACAGGCGCCAACAGCAGAAATGGCTTTGCAGAATGCAAGAGACGTTTATACAAGAAGAAAAGAAGGAACTTCTGTTTGGGTAGTTCCAAGTAAATATATTGTGACTTCAGAAGGGGTGGATAAAGAGGCATTCTTCGATCCTGCTGATGATAAGCTATACCGTCACCCAACTTTCTACGAAATCCCTAACGACGTAAAAAATATGTAA
- the paaC gene encoding 1,2-phenylacetyl-CoA epoxidase subunit PaaC has product MNPLYNYLLKLADDSFIMGQRLSAWCGEGPYLEEDIALTNIALDELGQANNFYVYASRVIDNGKSEDDIAFLRYEHEYVNAHWTELPNEDYAQTILKVYVFSIYQKLMYEALSNSADEELSAIAQKSLKEVKYHYTHTSSWMKIFAQGTEESRERLVKAIENIWEYTKGLFAKVEGEDDLIALNIAPNADELYNEFVAITQKDFQEFGLEYPANPFMQPKSRTGYHTEYFGYILCELQYMQRAYPGCTW; this is encoded by the coding sequence ATGAACCCATTATATAATTATTTATTAAAACTAGCAGACGACAGCTTCATTATGGGGCAGCGTTTGTCTGCGTGGTGCGGTGAAGGTCCTTATCTGGAAGAAGATATTGCATTGACAAATATTGCGTTGGATGAGCTGGGGCAGGCTAATAATTTTTACGTGTATGCTTCAAGAGTAATTGACAACGGTAAAAGTGAAGATGACATTGCTTTTTTAAGATATGAACACGAATATGTAAACGCTCACTGGACAGAACTTCCCAATGAAGATTATGCACAGACAATTCTTAAAGTATATGTGTTCTCCATCTATCAGAAGCTGATGTATGAAGCCCTTTCCAACTCTGCCGATGAAGAACTTTCTGCCATCGCTCAGAAATCATTGAAAGAAGTAAAGTATCACTATACCCACACTTCTTCCTGGATGAAAATTTTTGCCCAGGGAACAGAGGAAAGCCGTGAACGTTTGGTAAAAGCCATTGAGAATATCTGGGAATACACCAAAGGATTGTTTGCAAAAGTAGAAGGAGAGGATGACCTTATCGCTTTGAATATTGCTCCCAATGCTGACGAACTATACAATGAGTTTGTAGCCATTACACAAAAAGATTTTCAGGAGTTTGGGTTAGAATATCCTGCTAATCCTTTCATGCAGCCAAAATCAAGAACAGGATACCATACAGAATATTTTGGATATATCCTTTGCGAGTTGCAGTATATGCAGAGAGCATATCCGGGATGTACCTGGTAG
- the paaD gene encoding 1,2-phenylacetyl-CoA epoxidase subunit PaaD has product MNNLLDLLKTIPDPEIPVIDIVELGIVRGAHVTGENTCEVIITPTYSACPAMFTIEEDIIKMMKENGWDAKVVTKMFPIWTTDWLTDEAREKLRVYGITPPEKGADEHHIGKPKKCPRCGSEHTKQISRFGSTLCKASYQCLDCLEPFDYFKCH; this is encoded by the coding sequence TTGAACAACCTATTAGATTTATTAAAAACAATCCCTGATCCGGAAATTCCCGTGATTGATATTGTGGAATTGGGAATTGTAAGAGGAGCTCATGTTACTGGTGAAAATACCTGTGAAGTGATCATTACACCTACCTATTCCGCCTGTCCTGCAATGTTTACCATTGAAGAGGATATCATCAAAATGATGAAGGAAAACGGCTGGGATGCAAAGGTGGTAACCAAAATGTTTCCAATCTGGACAACAGACTGGTTAACCGATGAAGCCAGAGAAAAACTCCGTGTTTACGGAATTACCCCTCCGGAAAAAGGAGCAGACGAACATCATATCGGAAAACCGAAAAAATGTCCGAGATGTGGTTCCGAACATACCAAACAGATCAGCAGATTCGGATCCACGTTATGTAAGGCCTCTTATCAGTGTTTAGACTGTCTGGAGCCGTTTGATTATTTTAAATGCCACTAA
- a CDS encoding enoyl-CoA hydratase-related protein, whose translation MYTQLDIEMHFDGKLKIAYLNQPETMNALTKPSLSDLKDFIKECSEDETVRCVAISGRGRAFCSGQNLDDAFVQGNEHRDNDIIRKIVVDYYNPLVLEVTRCKKPVIALVNGPAVGAGAMLALICDFVLANNKAYFSQAFSNIGLIPDTGGTYFLPKLLGRQLANYLAFTGKKLSAEESKMHGLVAEVFREEEFAPKSMEILEKMANMPTAAIKLTKKAFANSYNNTLKEQLELEGDLQQEAAETEDFIEGVNAFLQKRKPNYKGK comes from the coding sequence ATGTATACACAACTTGATATTGAAATGCATTTTGACGGGAAACTGAAAATTGCTTATCTCAACCAGCCGGAAACCATGAATGCTCTTACAAAGCCGTCTTTATCAGATCTGAAAGATTTTATTAAAGAATGCAGCGAAGATGAAACAGTAAGATGTGTTGCCATTTCAGGAAGAGGAAGAGCTTTCTGCTCGGGACAGAACCTGGATGATGCTTTTGTACAGGGGAACGAGCATCGCGATAATGATATTATCAGAAAAATTGTGGTAGATTATTATAACCCTTTGGTGCTGGAAGTTACCCGTTGTAAAAAACCGGTTATCGCTTTGGTAAACGGTCCTGCAGTAGGAGCAGGAGCCATGCTGGCACTGATCTGTGATTTTGTACTGGCTAACAACAAAGCGTATTTCTCACAGGCATTCTCTAATATCGGATTAATTCCTGATACAGGAGGAACCTATTTCTTACCGAAACTTTTAGGTAGGCAATTAGCCAATTATCTGGCCTTTACAGGTAAAAAACTATCAGCAGAAGAATCTAAAATGCATGGTCTTGTGGCAGAAGTGTTCAGAGAAGAAGAATTTGCTCCTAAATCAATGGAGATCCTTGAAAAAATGGCCAATATGCCAACTGCAGCGATCAAATTGACGAAAAAAGCGTTTGCAAACTCTTACAACAATACCCTGAAAGAGCAGCTTGAATTAGAAGGAGATCTTCAGCAGGAAGCTGCAGAAACAGAAGACTTCATAGAAGGAGTAAATGCCTTTTTACAGAAAAGAAAACCTAATTATAAAGGAAAATAA
- a CDS encoding 3-hydroxyacyl-CoA dehydrogenase NAD-binding domain-containing protein has protein sequence MNIGIIGAGTMGVGIAQVAATAGCKVVLFDANTPQIDKALTGLEKTLQKLSEKGKISQEKAAEIRTNIVKGEALQDLKDSDLVIEAIIENKEIKTKVFTELETYVSDSCVISSNTSSISITSLGAELKKPERFIGIHFFNPAPLMPLVEIIPSLVTEKTLAEKMYTLMKDWGKIPVIAKDIPGFIVNRIARPYYGEALRIVEENIASPEQVDEAMKTLGNFKMGPFELMDLIGVDVNFAVTTTVYKDYFYDPKYKPSLLQQRMSEAKLHGRKTGKGFYDYSEGAEKPAASKDDALYQQIFLRIISMLINEAVEAKRLGIANDEDIELAMQKGVNYPKGLLDWGKEIGYAKISETLQNLYGEYQEERYRQSPLLRKL, from the coding sequence ATGAATATCGGAATTATCGGTGCAGGAACTATGGGGGTAGGAATTGCCCAGGTAGCTGCAACAGCGGGATGCAAAGTTGTTTTATTCGATGCGAATACACCGCAGATTGATAAAGCGCTTACCGGCCTGGAAAAGACCCTTCAGAAACTGTCTGAAAAAGGTAAAATCTCTCAGGAAAAAGCCGCAGAAATCAGAACCAATATCGTTAAAGGTGAAGCTCTTCAGGATTTAAAAGATTCAGATCTTGTCATTGAAGCCATCATCGAAAACAAAGAAATTAAAACCAAAGTATTCACAGAGCTTGAAACCTATGTTTCTGACAGCTGTGTGATCAGTTCCAACACCTCTTCCATTTCTATTACCTCTCTGGGTGCAGAACTTAAGAAACCGGAACGTTTCATTGGTATCCACTTTTTCAACCCGGCACCTCTAATGCCTTTAGTGGAAATTATCCCATCTTTAGTAACAGAAAAAACTTTAGCGGAAAAAATGTATACCCTTATGAAAGACTGGGGGAAAATACCAGTTATTGCTAAAGATATTCCTGGTTTCATCGTTAACAGAATTGCCCGTCCATATTATGGCGAAGCATTAAGAATTGTTGAAGAAAATATAGCCTCTCCTGAACAGGTAGACGAAGCCATGAAAACCCTCGGGAACTTCAAAATGGGACCTTTTGAACTGATGGACCTTATCGGAGTTGATGTCAACTTTGCGGTAACCACTACCGTTTACAAAGATTATTTCTATGATCCGAAGTATAAGCCATCTTTGCTTCAACAGAGAATGTCTGAAGCCAAACTTCACGGCAGAAAAACCGGAAAAGGCTTCTATGACTACAGTGAAGGTGCAGAAAAACCTGCAGCTTCAAAAGATGACGCATTATACCAGCAGATCTTTTTAAGAATTATCTCAATGCTGATCAATGAGGCCGTTGAAGCCAAAAGATTAGGTATTGCCAATGATGAGGACATTGAGTTGGCTATGCAGAAAGGAGTCAACTATCCAAAAGGATTATTAGACTGGGGAAAAGAGATCGGATATGCAAAAATTTCAGAAACCCTGCAGAATCTTTACGGGGAATACCAGGAAGAAAGGTATAGACAAAGCCCTTTGCTAAGAAAATTATAA
- a CDS encoding PaaI family thioesterase, which produces MNPRQVADYMLNQDYFSQWMNIRMIEVKENYCLIEMPIKKEMINGLKTVHGGVTFAFADSALAFSSNNTGDAAVALNCIINFTKAGKEGDTFRAESILVNNTRKTAVYDIKITNQNNDLIAKFVGTVYKIGKKITEL; this is translated from the coding sequence ATGAATCCAAGACAGGTTGCAGATTATATGCTTAATCAGGATTATTTTTCCCAATGGATGAATATCAGAATGATTGAGGTAAAAGAAAATTACTGTTTAATAGAAATGCCCATCAAAAAAGAAATGATTAACGGGCTGAAAACAGTGCACGGAGGAGTAACATTTGCTTTTGCGGACTCCGCTCTGGCATTTTCCTCCAACAACACCGGAGATGCTGCGGTAGCACTGAACTGTATCATCAATTTTACCAAAGCAGGAAAAGAAGGGGATACTTTCAGGGCAGAAAGCATTCTGGTGAATAATACCCGGAAAACAGCTGTTTACGATATTAAGATCACCAATCAAAATAATGATCTGATTGCAAAATTCGTAGGAACGGTATATAAAATAGGAAAAAAAATAACAGAGCTATAA
- the pcaF gene encoding 3-oxoadipyl-CoA thiolase, giving the protein MNNVYIIDYVRTPVSKLQGGLSEVRADDLAAIVLKEIVARNPEVPVDEIEDVIFGCANQAGEDNRNVARMGLLLAGLPYKIGGETVNRLCASGMSAVANAFRSIAAGEGEIYIAGGVEHMTRSPYVMSKPSAAFGRDSQMFDTTFGWRFINPKMKEMYGVDGMGETAENLADIHQISREDQDQFALWSQQKASRAQESGRLAEEIVKVEIPQRKGDPVVFEKDEFIKPSSSMEGLAKLRPAFRKEGTVTAGNASGMNDGAAALILASEEAVEKYGLKPKAKILGSSVAGVEPRIMGIGPVEATQKLLKRLNLSLEDMDIIELNEAFAAQALAVTRSLGLQDNDPRINPNGGAIAIGHPLGVSGARIVGSAAIELQKQDKKYALCTLCIGVGQGYAMVIEKV; this is encoded by the coding sequence ATGAATAACGTATACATTATAGACTATGTCAGAACTCCTGTTTCAAAACTACAGGGAGGATTATCAGAAGTAAGAGCCGATGATCTGGCAGCCATTGTGCTTAAAGAAATCGTAGCCAGAAATCCGGAAGTTCCTGTTGATGAAATTGAGGATGTTATTTTCGGATGTGCCAACCAGGCAGGAGAAGATAACAGAAATGTGGCAAGAATGGGACTTTTACTGGCAGGTCTTCCATATAAGATAGGAGGTGAAACGGTCAACAGGCTTTGTGCTTCAGGAATGTCGGCCGTTGCCAATGCTTTCCGTTCTATTGCAGCCGGAGAAGGAGAAATTTATATTGCAGGCGGAGTAGAACATATGACCCGTTCGCCGTATGTGATGTCAAAACCAAGTGCCGCTTTCGGAAGAGACAGCCAGATGTTTGATACTACGTTCGGATGGCGTTTTATCAACCCGAAAATGAAGGAAATGTATGGAGTTGACGGAATGGGAGAAACCGCAGAAAATCTTGCAGATATTCACCAGATCAGCAGAGAGGACCAGGATCAGTTTGCCCTTTGGTCTCAGCAGAAAGCATCAAGAGCTCAGGAAAGCGGAAGACTGGCCGAAGAAATTGTAAAAGTGGAAATTCCACAGAGAAAAGGAGATCCTGTAGTTTTTGAAAAAGACGAATTCATCAAACCTTCATCATCCATGGAAGGACTTGCCAAACTTCGTCCTGCATTCAGAAAAGAAGGAACCGTAACCGCAGGAAATGCTTCAGGAATGAATGACGGAGCAGCAGCTCTTATTCTGGCGAGCGAAGAAGCTGTGGAAAAATACGGACTGAAACCAAAAGCTAAAATTCTTGGATCATCTGTAGCAGGGGTAGAACCGAGAATCATGGGGATCGGACCTGTAGAAGCTACACAGAAACTGTTGAAAAGACTTAACCTGTCTTTAGAAGATATGGACATCATTGAGCTGAACGAAGCATTTGCAGCACAGGCACTAGCCGTAACAAGAAGCTTAGGTTTACAGGATAATGATCCAAGAATAAATCCAAACGGAGGAGCGATCGCCATTGGTCACCCTCTTGGAGTTTCAGGAGCAAGAATTGTTGGTTCGGCTGCTATAGAACTTCAGAAACAGGATAAAAAATATGCATTGTGTACCCTTTGTATCGGTGTTGGACAGGGGTATGCAATGGTGATTGAAAAAGTATAA
- a CDS encoding acyltransferase has protein sequence MNIYSYHGIRPVIKPSAYIHPQAVIIGNVEIGEEVYIGPNAVIRGDWGKIIIKDGANVQENCTLHVFPNIETILEESAHIGHGAIIHSGHIGKNCLVGMNSVVMDKAVIGDECIIGALAFVPANFKCEPRKLIVGSPAKIIRDVSDEMIRWKTEGTKLYQELAREGKEAILPCEPFTEYVQQIPTKIVDYSIWDDVK, from the coding sequence ATGAACATCTACTCATACCATGGAATACGCCCCGTTATAAAACCTTCAGCCTACATTCATCCGCAGGCCGTAATTATCGGAAACGTAGAGATTGGTGAAGAGGTCTATATCGGACCGAATGCAGTGATCCGCGGCGACTGGGGGAAAATTATCATTAAAGACGGTGCCAATGTTCAGGAAAACTGTACCCTTCATGTTTTCCCGAATATCGAAACTATTCTTGAAGAATCTGCCCATATCGGCCACGGAGCCATTATTCATTCTGGACATATCGGAAAAAACTGTCTGGTGGGAATGAATTCTGTAGTAATGGATAAAGCAGTTATCGGAGACGAATGTATCATTGGAGCTCTGGCTTTTGTTCCTGCTAATTTTAAATGTGAACCGAGAAAACTCATCGTAGGAAGCCCGGCAAAGATCATTCGTGATGTTTCTGATGAAATGATCCGCTGGAAAACAGAAGGAACAAAACTATATCAGGAATTGGCAAGAGAAGGCAAAGAAGCTATTCTTCCATGTGAACCGTTTACAGAATATGTGCAGCAGATCCCTACAAAAATTGTTGATTACAGCATTTGGGATGATGTGAAATAA
- a CDS encoding alpha/beta hydrolase, producing MIKKAFIFCSILWAVNFMMLGQTATVKPLTIGEVRTLKSKVLNEDRILNIYLPQNFDKTKSYPVVYLLDGSMNEDFIHVSGLVQFFNLMYAMPETIVVGIANIDRKRDFTFHTDLKDLQKDYPTTGHSDKFISFLEKELKPYIESQYKTTDKYLFGQSLGGLLATEILVKKPEMFDNYFIISPSLWWDDQSLLKQAPQMFSKSGDKKKFVYVSVGKDEHPVMVKDAGSLYDVLKKTGKKNWTVEYQLMETDNHATILHRSLYEGLVKMFPYKEPK from the coding sequence ATGATAAAAAAAGCTTTTATTTTTTGCAGTATTCTTTGGGCTGTGAATTTTATGATGTTGGGGCAAACTGCAACAGTAAAACCGCTTACAATAGGAGAAGTAAGAACATTAAAATCTAAAGTCTTAAACGAAGACAGAATTTTAAACATCTATCTTCCACAGAATTTTGATAAAACAAAATCATATCCGGTGGTCTATCTTTTGGACGGATCAATGAATGAAGATTTTATCCATGTTTCAGGATTGGTTCAGTTTTTCAACCTGATGTATGCGATGCCTGAAACCATTGTTGTTGGGATTGCAAATATTGACAGAAAAAGGGACTTTACTTTTCATACAGATTTAAAAGATCTGCAGAAAGACTATCCTACAACAGGACATTCAGATAAATTCATCAGTTTTCTGGAAAAAGAACTGAAACCTTACATCGAAAGTCAATATAAAACAACAGACAAATATCTGTTTGGACAATCATTAGGAGGACTTCTGGCAACTGAGATTCTTGTAAAGAAACCGGAAATGTTTGATAATTATTTTATCATCAGTCCGAGTTTATGGTGGGATGACCAGAGCCTTCTGAAGCAGGCTCCTCAAATGTTTTCAAAATCAGGAGATAAAAAGAAATTTGTGTATGTTTCCGTAGGAAAAGATGAACATCCTGTAATGGTAAAAGATGCAGGATCGCTGTATGATGTCCTGAAAAAAACAGGAAAGAAAAACTGGACTGTTGAATACCAATTAATGGAAACAGATAACCACGCTACGATTTTACACAGAAGTCTGTACGAAGGATTAGTAAAAATGTTCCCGTATAAAGAGCCTAAATAA